The Acidobacteriota bacterium nucleotide sequence ACCCGCTGCCCCATCACGGCGAAGTCCTCGACGGCGGCGCGCACGTCCGCCAGCACCCTGGCCAATCGGTGGGTGATCTTCTCGCGGCGGCCGGCGGCGGCGATGCGGTCCACCTCCACGTGGATGAACGATTCCGGTTGGCCGGACCCCGGTTGGCCAGACCCCGGGAGGCGGGACCCCGGTTGGCCGGACCCCGGTTGGCCGGACCCCGGTTGGCCGGACGGGGACCCATCGTCTGTCTCAAGCTGGCGGTGTCCGTCCTTGGCGGAGCGCTCGATGCGCACGGTCGGGTGGGCGACCAGGTGGAGGGTGAGACCCCTGCGGTTGAGGGCGCCGGTGACCGACGACACCAGGAACGGCATGTCGTCGTTGACGATCTCCACCACCGTGTGCCGGGCCTGCCAGCCATCTTCCTCGGCGGTGGGATTGAACATCCGCACCTTCGCCTCGCCGGGCTTCCGCTGAACGCCAAAACGCCACAAAGAAAGGGCGGCGGCGAGCAGGTCGGGAACGTCCGTCGCCAATACGTCGGACGGCGCGACGGTGGCGTAGTACCGCCGCAGGAAGCGCGCTACCTCATCGTCGAAGGATCCGGAGTCGCGGCGATAGAGTTCGACGACCTCGTCGATCCTCTGGTCTCGGAGTGAGTGGGAATCGGTCATGGCAAGGCTCAGGTGTTAGGGCGCTACTTCCGAAGAGCAGCGGTGATCCATGCTGGAGAGGGGTCGGTGGGGTGTCCGTTGGCGCGGGCTTCGTCGTGATCACGAGCCATCGTGCCTCGGACGGAGATTCTACAGTGATTCCGGTGATCGCACTTCCAGTTGATGAACGTTTGTGCTGATCTGCGAGTGGCTGACGGCGTAGGCATACAGGGCCGCCGGCCAGTAGACGATCCGGATGTTCGAGAGGGTCTCCGCTCCTTGGGCGGTCCGGCTTGTGGTGACCAAGGTACTTACGTTGTTCTTCGCGCAGAAGTCCAGTGGTCCCTTGAGTAGACCGAGGCTACGGCGATGACGGTCTGACCACTTGACTTCGACGGCCCAGTCCACGCGATGGCCGAGAAGGTTCACGAGGTCGATTTCTCCGTCTTTCCACCTGGCATAGTGCAGATGAAGCCCTTCGGCGGCGAACCACTGGGCGAGGATCGCGTTTTCGACTAGAGCACCGAAGACACGTTCGTCCTGGGTTGGGCCGAAGAGGGCGGTCCGCAACGAAGGATTGGTGAGATAGACCTTGAAGGCGCGGACCCTTTGAAAGGTCCGTGCACTCTCGTCGACTCGATGGACGATGCGGATCATGAAGGCCGCCTGTAGGTATTCGATGTAGCGCTTGATGGTCGCTTTGGCAGCGCCGGATCGTTGGGTGACCTGCTCGAGGGAAACCTCTCCTGCGGTGTTGAAGGCGAGGGAGGTGAACAAGGCGTTGAGTTCCTGCACGTCGGAGATACCGTAGAGCGAGGGGAGATCGCGCAACAGCACTTTGTCGATGATGTCACTTTTGATGAAGCGGCTCGGATTCTCCTGGATCTCGGTCGAAGTGGCGACCTCAGGGTAACCGCCGAACTGAACATAGTCCTCGAAGGATCGGTTCAAGGCCTCGAGATCCGTGGCGGTGTAGATCCCGATATCGTCTTTTATTTCCACGTCGACGGGAGGCTCCTCACCGAGGATCTGGAGATACTCATAGAAGGTCAACGGTGGAAGAAAGAAGTCCGTGAACCTGCCAGCTCCAGATTCGCGGCTCTTCAATCGAAGGGCAGCGGCGGCGGATCCGGACACCACGACTCTAAGGGTTGGGTAGGAGTCCACCAGCGTTTTCAGATGTTGTTCCCAATCCTTGAGATACTGAATCTCATCGAAGAAGACAAAAGCTTCGGTGCTTGGATCATCGCCGGTCGCCTCCGCGAACAGTTCCAGAAACGTCTGTAGGGAGAGCCCGAGGTATAGAGGGTTGTCGATCGAGACGTAGCACAGGTTGTGAGGCTCGAATCCTTCGTCGATCAGTCGGCCAATCGTGTGATGGACGAGGTAGGTCTTGCCCACGCGCCGAGGTCCCATCAGGACGACCGCGCGTCGAATGTCTCGCTGAGTCACCAGAGGGAAGAGGCGCTCGATGTAGGGTCTGGGTCGGACCTCGACGAAGTGCTTCGGAATCTGATGCGGTTTTCGC carries:
- a CDS encoding ATP-binding protein — encoded protein: MLDIPKEKVLERLRLDNPWWRKPHQIPKHFVEVRPRPYIERLFPLVTQRDIRRAVVLMGPRRVGKTYLVHHTIGRLIDEGFEPHNLCYVSIDNPLYLGLSLQTFLELFAEATGDDPSTEAFVFFDEIQYLKDWEQHLKTLVDSYPTLRVVVSGSAAAALRLKSRESGAGRFTDFFLPPLTFYEYLQILGEEPPVDVEIKDDIGIYTATDLEALNRSFEDYVQFGGYPEVATSTEIQENPSRFIKSDIIDKVLLRDLPSLYGISDVQELNALFTSLAFNTAGEVSLEQVTQRSGAAKATIKRYIEYLQAAFMIRIVHRVDESARTFQRVRAFKVYLTNPSLRTALFGPTQDERVFGALVENAILAQWFAAEGLHLHYARWKDGEIDLVNLLGHRVDWAVEVKWSDRHRRSLGLLKGPLDFCAKNNVSTLVTTSRTAQGAETLSNIRIVYWPAALYAYAVSHSQISTNVHQLEVRSPESL